A single window of Eucalyptus grandis isolate ANBG69807.140 chromosome 1, ASM1654582v1, whole genome shotgun sequence DNA harbors:
- the LOC104440877 gene encoding LOW QUALITY PROTEIN: probable aminotransferase TAT2 (The sequence of the model RefSeq protein was modified relative to this genomic sequence to represent the inferred CDS: inserted 2 bases in 2 codons), with amino-acid sequence MENGAPAWKFRANEGLSAASAITVRGILFELMANLNADDGRTMVPLGXGDPSAFPCFRTAPAAEDAVVDAVRSGKFNCYGPTVGILPARRAIADYLSCDLPYKLSPDDVNLTLGCTQAIEAILTVLACPGANILLPRPGFPYYDARAKHSHLEMRYFDLLPDKGWEVDLKGVEDLADESTVAMVIINPGNPCGSVYSYQHLKKVAETARKLGIMVIADEVYGHLAFGDTPFVPMGVFGSIAPVLTLGSISKRWIVPGWRLGWLVTNDPNGFLKDTGVLKSLKGFLDISSDPPTFIQAAVPHILEXTNDDFFSKIICILREAADICYEKIQEIPCITCPKKPQGGMFVMVKLNLSLLEGIKDDQEFCLKLAKEESVIVLPGIAVGMKNWLRITFAIDISSLEDGLERIKAFYGRHAKK; translated from the exons ATGGAGAACGGGGCGCCGGCCTGGAAGTTCCGGGCCAACGAGGGGCTCTCGGCCGCGTCGGCCATCACCGTCCGCGGCATCCTCTTCGAGCTGATGGCGAATCTCAACGCCGACGACGGCCGCACCATGGTCCCGCTCG ACGGCGACCCTTCCGCCTTCCCTTGCTTCCGCACGGCCCCCGCCGCCGAGGACGCCGTCGTCGACGCTGTCCGCTCCGGCAAGTTCAACTGCTACGGTCCGACCGTCGGTATTCTTCCCGCCAGGAG GGCTATTGCTGATTATCTCTCTTGTGATCTCCCGTACAAATTATCACCAGATGATGTTAATCTGACACTCGGGTGCACACAAGCAATTGAAGCCATATTAACAGTTCTTGCTTGCCCTGGGGCCAATATATTGCTTCCAAGACCTGGATTCCCATACTATGATGCACGTGCTAAACACAGCCATCTTGAGATGCGGTATTTCGATCTTCTTCCAGATAAGGGTTGGGAGGTTGATCTCAAGGGTGTTGAGGATCTTGCAGACGAGAGTACTGTCGCCATGGTTATCATCAATCCTGGCAATCCTTGTGGAAGTGTCTATAGCTACCAGCATCTAAAGAAG gttGCCGAAACAGCAAGGAAGCTTGGGATTATGGTAATTGCAGATGAAGTCTATGGTCATCTAGCTTTTGGGGATACACCATTTGTTCCCATGGGTGTTTTTGGATCCATCGCACCTGTCTTGACGTTGGGATCAATATCAAAGAGGTGGATTGTTCCAGGTTGGCGACTTGGTTGGCTTGTGACAAATGATCCAAATGGTTTTCTGAAAGACActggg GTTCTTAAGTCCCTTAAAGGATTTCTGGATATATCCTCTGATCCTCCAACATTTATCCAG GCAGCGGTCCCTCACATTCTTG AAacaaatgatgattttttttcaaaaatcatttgcatactAAGAGAGGCTGCAGATATATGTTATGAGAAGATTCAAGAGATACCTTGCATCACGTGCCCAAAAAAGCCACAAGGAGGCATGTTTGTAATG GTCAAGTTGAATTTATCATTGTTGGAGGGCATAAAGGATGATCAGGAGTTCTGCTTAAAACTGGCTAAAGAAGAATCTGTTATTGTTCTGCCTG GGATAGCTGTTGGAATGAAGAACTGGCTTCGCATCACTTTCGCCATCGATATATCTTCTCTCGAAGATGGCCTGGAGAGGATTAAGGCCTTCTATGGAAGGCatgccaaaaaataa
- the LOC104440936 gene encoding LOW QUALITY PROTEIN: reticulon-like protein B18 (The sequence of the model RefSeq protein was modified relative to this genomic sequence to represent the inferred CDS: inserted 1 base in 1 codon): MDSTPLSHRSRTKSVVSRLARVVDTSIDTDGXPEPVLDLVPSSPPRKTPSPSPLSLRSSNNSLPLQELLLLSPSPYKRSKTRLADRLEAADEPAEGRAALRKRCKRREGQAGLPACASPRGHRRSRRRAEVEAREERDSGLVEEAGKQRRRHGGRSRKERLSLVPLVNTSSSLSLNTENDDGDNGNLDRIGQAITDLVMWRDVAKSTLWFGVGSLCFLSSCFAQGISFSIFSAISQLGLLLLGLSFFSNSICQRNNIEKRRDIQLKEDDILRVARLILPAANLAISKTRELFSGEPSMTLKVAPFLLLGAEYGHLITLRRLCAIGFFVSFTAPKLYLRYSARISQKVECSKWWVLEAWGACSHKKIVAASAIMAFWNLTTIKTRLLTAFISVVVLRYHRQHSEANLEVAAEAERKI; this comes from the exons ATGGACTCGACGCCGCTCTCGCACCGGTCGCGGACCAAGTCCGTCGTCTCGCGCCTCGCGCGGGTCGTCGACACGAGCATCGACACCGACG TCCCTGAGCCTGTCCTCGACCTGGTCCCTTCGTCCCCGCCCCGGAAGAccccctccccttcccctctctccctcaggTCCTCCAACAACTCCCTCCCCCTCCAGGAGCTGCTGCTGCTCTCGCCTTCGCCTTACAAGAGATCCAAGACCCGCCTCGCGGATCGGCTCGAGGCCGCCGACGAGCCGGCCGAGGGCCGCGCGGCGCTGCGCAAGCGGTGCAAGAGGAGGGAGGGGCAGGCGGGCCTCCCGGCGTGCGCCTCGCCGAGGGGCCATCGGCGGTCGCGGAGGCGAGCCGAGGTGGAGGCCCGGGAGGAGCGGGATTCGGGGCTCGTCGAGGAGGCCGGGAAGCAGAGGAGGAGGCACGGCGGGAGGTCGAGGAAGGAGAGGCTCAGCTTGGTGCCCCTCGTGAACACCTCTTCTAGTTTGTCTCTGA ATACAGAAAATGATGATGGGGACAATGGGAATCTGGACCGAATCGGACAGGCGATTACTGATTTGGTAATGTGGAGAGATGTCGCGAAATCGACACTCTGGTTTGGTGTAGGGTCTCTCTGCTTCTTGTCTTCTTGCTTTGCTCAAGGAATCAGCTTCAG CATTTTCTCTGCAATTTCCCAACTGGGGCTTCTCTTGTTGGGGTTATCTTTCTTCTCCAATTCCATCTGTCAAAG GAATAATATTGAGAAGAGGCGTGACATCCAGTTAAAAGAAGATGACATCTTGAGAGTGGCTAGATTGATACTTCCTGCTGCTAATCTCGCAATTTCGAAGACGAGAGAGCTTTTCTCGGGGGAGCCATCCATGACCCTAAAA GTAGCTCCGTTTCTCCTTCTTGGAGCTGAATATGGCCATCTCATCACGCTTCGGAGGCTATGCGCAATTG GGTTCTTTGTCAGCTTCACCGCCCCGAAACTATACTTGCGCTATTCAGCTCGGATAAGCCAAAAAG TTGAGTGCTCCAAATGGTGGGTTCTTGAAGCGTGGGGTGCTTGCTCCCACAAGAAAATCGTGGCCGCATCAGCAATCATGGCCTTCTGGAACCTGACGACCATAAAAACTCGCTTGCTCACAG CGTTCATATCTGTCGTGGTTCTGCGTTACCATCGACAACATTCGGAAGCAAATCTTGAAGTAGCTGCAGAAGCTGAAAGGAAGATTTAG
- the LOC104440946 gene encoding uncharacterized protein At4g28440, which translates to MASKTPSAKSTGSAAAPPAASAAAAAAVEKRKPVFTKVDRLQPGTNGHTLTVKVVSSKSVPVNARANRPSSNAVLSRPPPRNTRIAECLVGDETGCIVFTARNEQVDMMKPGTTVILRNAKIDMFKGTMRLAVDKWGRVEVTEPASFEVKEDNNLSLVEYELVNVTEE; encoded by the exons ATGGCCAGCAAGACCCCGTCGGCGAAGAGCACCGGCAGCGCCGCGGCCCCgccggcggcgtcggcggcggcagcggcggcggtggagaaGCGGAAGCCCGTCTTCACCAAGGTCGATCGCCTCCAGCCCGGCACCAACGGCCACACCCTGACCGTGAAGGTGGTCAGCTCCAAGAGCGTCCCCGTCAACGCCCGGGCCAACCGGCCGTCGTCCAACGCCGTCCTCTCCCGCCCGCCCCCGCGCAACACCCGCATCGCCGAGTGCCTCGTCGGGGACGAGACCGGCTGCATCGTCTTCACAGCTCGCAACGAGCAAG TCGATATGATGAAGCCAGGCACCACTGTGATTCTTCGTAATGCAAAAATTGACATGTTTAAGGGGACTATGAGGCTGGCAGTTGACAAATGGGGGCGTGTTGAAGTCACTGAACCTGCCAGTTTCGAAGTTAAGGAGGACAATAATCTGTCTCTGGTTGAGTATGAACTTGTCAATGTTACTGAAGAGTGA